In Sphingopyxis sp. FD7, a single window of DNA contains:
- the lepB gene encoding signal peptidase I produces the protein MTEASLAADNSPSPSAPTPAPASAKEEAVDTVRFLALLAIAVLLFRSFFLSPFNIPSESMQPRLLIGDYLLVNKMAYGYTKHSLPFSLPLIPGRIFPRTPERGDVVVFKAPPAADNDYIKRVIGLPGDSVELRDGIVWLNGKPLPREPMPDFVIPVTPNMIEAARASGTLPCYAMEFEEVGPDGQRQCRYRQFRETLPNGKSYAILDIVPIAEDNVPLIIVPEGHLFLMGDNRDRSADSRFPAMENQGIGLVPEENLVGHALVSMFSTDGSASWINPISWFTAARWNRIGDGF, from the coding sequence ATGACCGAAGCCAGCCTTGCCGCCGATAATTCCCCCTCGCCGTCCGCGCCGACGCCCGCGCCCGCGTCGGCGAAGGAAGAGGCCGTCGACACGGTGCGTTTCCTCGCGCTGCTCGCCATCGCCGTGCTGCTGTTCCGCAGCTTTTTCCTGTCACCCTTCAACATTCCATCGGAATCGATGCAGCCGCGGCTGCTGATCGGCGACTATCTGCTCGTGAACAAGATGGCCTATGGCTACACCAAACATAGCCTGCCGTTCAGCCTGCCGCTGATCCCTGGCCGCATTTTCCCGCGCACACCCGAACGCGGCGATGTCGTGGTGTTCAAAGCGCCGCCGGCGGCCGACAATGACTATATCAAGCGCGTGATCGGCCTTCCCGGCGACAGTGTCGAGCTGCGTGACGGCATCGTCTGGCTCAACGGCAAGCCGTTGCCACGCGAGCCCATGCCCGATTTCGTGATCCCGGTGACGCCGAACATGATCGAAGCCGCGCGCGCATCCGGCACGCTGCCCTGCTATGCGATGGAGTTCGAGGAGGTCGGGCCGGACGGCCAGCGCCAGTGCCGCTACAGGCAGTTCCGCGAAACGCTGCCGAACGGCAAGAGCTATGCGATCCTCGACATCGTGCCCATCGCCGAGGACAATGTGCCGCTCATCATCGTGCCCGAAGGACATTTGTTCCTGATGGGCGATAATCGGGACCGCAGCGCCGACAGCCGCTTTCCGGCGATGGAAAATCAGGGCATCGGCCTGGTTCCTGAAGAAAATCTGGTGGGACACGCGCTCGTCAGCATGTTCTCGACCGACGGCTCGGCGAGCTGGATCAATCCGATCAGCTGGTTCACCGCGGCGCGCTGGAATCGCATCGGGGACGGTTTTTGA
- the topA gene encoding type I DNA topoisomerase produces the protein MQLVIVESPAKAKTIEKYLGRDFKVLASYGHVRDLPPKDGSVDPDDGFAMQWQLYPDKAKRLKEISDAAKGADRLILATDPDREGEAISWHVQELLRSRKALPAAVDRVTFNAITKQAVTEAMAHPRALDTDLIDAYRARRALDYLVGFTLSPVLWRKLPGAKSAGRVQSVALRLVVEREREIEAFVAQQYWSVTGLFEMGGTPFKARLSRWKGDKIERLSITSEADARAAEADVKAGHFTVDAVETRPLTRNPPPPFTTSTLQQEAARKLGFSASHTMRIAQALYEDGAITYMRTDGVQMDGSAISAARKAIATRYDGGYVPDKPRQYQTKAKNAQEAHEAIRPTDFSKDKAGSGDHARLYELIWKRALASQMASARLERTSVDLSDGTGKTVLRATGQVVKFPGFLALYDEGRDDSSDDDDARLLPAMAKGDAPAKTGVEVERHETQPPPRYSEASLVKKMEELGIGRPSTYASILQVLKDRAYVTVEKNRFIPEESGRLLTAFLERFFTRYVGYDFTAGLEEELDDVSGGRAQWQAVLERFWRDFKPRTGEVMEQKPSEITAALDEFLGPYLFPDKGDGSDPRLCPNCGTGKLALRGGKFGPFIACSNYPDCKFTRKFAQPGGHGEADNGPETLGTDPDSGLEVTRRSGRFGPYIQLGEGKEAKRSSIPKDIPVEDFDLDYALRLLSLPREVGVHPETGKPIVAGLGRYGPYLLHDGKYAKLSSTAEIFDIGMNAAVVRIAEAANGGGRGRTKAEPLNSFGPHPVSGGEMKLMEGRFGPYVTDGTTNATLPKTADPATLTMEEAIALIDARAAKGPAKGKKKAAAKKKTPAKKPAAKKAPAKKKAGG, from the coding sequence ATGCAGTTGGTAATTGTTGAATCGCCGGCCAAGGCAAAGACGATCGAGAAATATCTCGGTCGCGATTTCAAGGTTTTGGCGAGCTATGGCCATGTCCGCGACCTGCCGCCGAAGGACGGGTCGGTCGATCCCGACGACGGCTTTGCGATGCAGTGGCAGCTTTATCCCGACAAGGCAAAGCGACTGAAGGAAATATCGGACGCGGCGAAGGGCGCCGACCGCCTGATCCTCGCGACCGACCCCGACCGCGAGGGCGAGGCGATCAGCTGGCATGTGCAGGAATTGCTGCGCAGCAGGAAGGCGCTGCCAGCCGCGGTCGATCGCGTGACCTTCAACGCGATCACCAAACAGGCGGTGACCGAGGCGATGGCGCACCCGCGCGCGCTCGACACCGACCTGATCGACGCCTATCGCGCGCGGCGCGCGCTCGACTATCTCGTCGGTTTCACCCTGTCGCCGGTGCTGTGGCGCAAGCTGCCCGGCGCCAAATCGGCGGGGCGCGTCCAGTCGGTCGCGCTGCGACTGGTGGTCGAGCGCGAGCGCGAGATCGAAGCCTTTGTTGCGCAGCAATACTGGTCGGTCACCGGCCTGTTCGAAATGGGCGGCACGCCGTTCAAGGCGCGCCTGTCGCGCTGGAAAGGCGACAAGATCGAGCGGCTGTCGATCACCAGCGAAGCCGATGCGCGCGCCGCCGAGGCCGATGTGAAGGCGGGGCATTTCACCGTCGATGCGGTCGAGACCAGGCCGCTGACGCGCAATCCGCCGCCGCCCTTCACCACCTCGACCTTGCAGCAGGAGGCCGCGCGCAAGCTCGGTTTTTCGGCCAGCCACACGATGCGCATCGCGCAGGCGCTCTACGAAGATGGCGCGATCACCTATATGCGGACCGACGGCGTCCAGATGGACGGCAGCGCGATCAGCGCGGCGCGCAAGGCGATCGCGACGCGCTACGACGGCGGCTATGTCCCCGACAAGCCGCGCCAATATCAGACCAAGGCGAAAAATGCGCAGGAAGCGCATGAAGCGATCCGTCCGACCGATTTCAGCAAGGACAAGGCGGGCAGCGGCGACCATGCGCGGCTCTATGAGCTGATCTGGAAGCGCGCGCTCGCGAGCCAGATGGCGTCGGCGCGGCTCGAACGCACCAGCGTCGATCTGTCCGACGGCACCGGCAAGACGGTGCTGCGCGCGACAGGGCAGGTGGTGAAGTTCCCCGGCTTCCTCGCCCTTTATGACGAGGGCCGCGACGACAGTTCCGACGACGACGACGCGCGCCTGCTGCCCGCGATGGCAAAGGGCGACGCGCCGGCCAAAACCGGCGTCGAGGTCGAACGCCACGAAACGCAGCCGCCGCCGCGCTATTCGGAGGCGAGCCTCGTCAAGAAGATGGAAGAGCTCGGCATCGGGCGCCCGTCGACCTATGCCTCGATCCTCCAGGTGCTCAAGGACCGCGCCTATGTGACGGTCGAAAAGAACCGCTTCATTCCCGAAGAGAGCGGGCGATTGCTGACGGCGTTCCTCGAACGCTTCTTCACCCGTTATGTCGGTTACGACTTCACCGCGGGGCTCGAGGAAGAGCTCGACGATGTGTCGGGCGGCCGCGCGCAGTGGCAGGCGGTGCTCGAACGCTTCTGGCGCGATTTCAAGCCGCGCACGGGCGAGGTGATGGAGCAGAAGCCGTCGGAGATCACGGCGGCGCTCGACGAGTTCCTCGGCCCCTATCTCTTTCCCGACAAGGGCGACGGCAGCGACCCCCGGCTCTGCCCCAATTGCGGCACCGGCAAGCTGGCGCTGCGCGGCGGCAAGTTCGGGCCGTTCATCGCATGCAGCAACTATCCCGACTGCAAGTTCACGCGGAAGTTCGCGCAGCCGGGCGGCCATGGCGAGGCGGATAACGGCCCCGAGACGCTGGGCACCGATCCCGACAGCGGACTGGAAGTCACCCGGCGCAGCGGGCGCTTCGGCCCCTATATCCAGCTCGGCGAGGGCAAGGAGGCAAAACGCTCGTCAATCCCCAAGGACATTCCGGTCGAGGATTTCGACCTTGATTATGCGCTGCGGCTCTTGAGCCTGCCGCGCGAAGTCGGGGTGCATCCCGAAACGGGCAAGCCGATCGTCGCGGGGCTGGGACGCTATGGCCCCTATCTGCTCCACGACGGCAAATATGCGAAGCTTTCCAGCACCGCCGAAATCTTCGACATCGGCATGAACGCCGCCGTCGTGCGCATCGCCGAGGCGGCGAACGGCGGCGGGCGCGGGCGGACCAAGGCGGAACCGCTCAACAGTTTCGGCCCGCACCCGGTGAGCGGGGGCGAGATGAAGCTGATGGAAGGACGCTTCGGTCCCTATGTGACCGACGGCACGACCAATGCGACCTTGCCCAAGACCGCCGACCCCGCGACACTGACGATGGAGGAAGCGATCGCGCTGATCGACGCGCGCGCGGCGAAGGGACCGGCGAAGGGCAAGAAAAAGGCGGCAGCGAAGAAGAAGACCCCGGCAAAAAAGCCCGCCGCGAAAAAGGCGCCGGCAAAGAAGAAGGCCGGAGGGTAG
- a CDS encoding vWA domain-containing protein, producing the protein MRSRFLTSVTLVAVLASAPAPIPPAIAQPTTERGQAYCRNAAPLPQLDPEVTPNRQSETGHKTEGRSGRDGDPMAIAEPVPPPPPPPPPPPAPTAPSPSYESAGSAPDVVVTGSRVSADAAPPVASSPADARIRPPVPPRPWPQPQPQSGILTAGEHDDLLNPELYAAYVNRSANLGQEVRDLPRVDTTRVVTVKVADRNGQPIPFADVTVTCSDGNSITMATHADGSAVFFPGLDRLSERIDVSARKAGHMIADARPVLVSHAAGGQVVGLTANRAATKATKLDLMLVIDTTGSMGDEIRYLQAETRSIIGAIAAKHRDLDIRVGFVFYRDLGDDYVTRTVAFDRDIGRVQGALARQQANGGGDYPEAMDRALIRAVAQDWRPDAVKSLLLVADAPPHDDRFARTWVAAEAARAKRIHITPVAASGVADKAEYAMRAMAAATQSRYLFLTDDSGVGNPHAPPAIDCYLVTRLDALVRRVIDAQISGRRIEPDDSEIIRRVGEYDRGKCILPADFRWQDG; encoded by the coding sequence ATGCGAAGCCGGTTTCTGACGAGTGTCACTCTGGTTGCCGTGCTGGCCAGCGCGCCCGCTCCCATTCCCCCCGCCATCGCCCAGCCAACGACCGAGCGCGGACAGGCCTATTGCCGCAATGCCGCTCCGCTGCCGCAGCTGGACCCTGAAGTGACACCGAACCGGCAATCGGAGACGGGCCACAAGACCGAGGGACGCAGCGGACGCGACGGCGACCCGATGGCGATCGCCGAGCCCGTTCCACCGCCGCCCCCGCCACCACCACCGCCGCCCGCGCCGACGGCTCCGTCGCCATCCTATGAGAGCGCGGGGTCGGCGCCGGACGTCGTCGTGACCGGATCGCGGGTATCGGCCGATGCCGCGCCGCCTGTCGCATCGTCGCCGGCCGATGCCCGCATTCGCCCTCCGGTCCCGCCGCGCCCATGGCCGCAGCCGCAACCGCAATCGGGCATTCTGACGGCCGGCGAGCATGACGACCTGCTCAATCCCGAACTCTACGCCGCCTATGTGAATCGCAGCGCCAATCTGGGGCAGGAGGTGCGCGATCTGCCGCGCGTCGATACGACGCGCGTGGTGACGGTGAAGGTGGCAGACCGCAACGGCCAGCCGATCCCCTTCGCCGACGTGACCGTGACGTGCAGCGACGGCAACAGCATCACCATGGCGACGCACGCCGACGGCAGCGCGGTCTTCTTTCCCGGCCTCGACCGGCTGAGCGAGCGGATCGACGTGTCGGCACGCAAGGCTGGGCACATGATCGCCGACGCGCGGCCCGTGCTCGTCAGCCATGCCGCTGGCGGGCAAGTCGTTGGGCTCACGGCAAACCGCGCCGCGACGAAAGCCACCAAACTCGACCTGATGCTCGTCATCGACACCACGGGCAGCATGGGTGACGAAATCCGCTATTTGCAGGCCGAAACGCGCTCGATCATCGGCGCGATCGCGGCGAAGCACCGCGACCTCGACATCCGCGTCGGCTTCGTCTTCTATCGCGACCTCGGCGACGATTATGTGACGCGCACGGTCGCTTTCGACCGCGACATCGGCCGCGTCCAGGGTGCGCTGGCGCGTCAGCAGGCGAATGGCGGCGGCGACTATCCCGAGGCGATGGACCGGGCGCTGATCCGCGCGGTGGCGCAGGACTGGCGCCCCGACGCGGTGAAGTCGCTGCTGCTCGTCGCCGACGCGCCGCCGCACGACGACAGGTTCGCTCGCACCTGGGTCGCGGCGGAGGCGGCGCGCGCGAAACGCATCCACATCACGCCGGTCGCCGCCTCGGGCGTCGCCGACAAGGCCGAATATGCGATGCGTGCGATGGCGGCGGCGACGCAGTCGCGCTACCTGTTCCTGACCGACGACAGTGGCGTCGGCAATCCGCATGCGCCGCCCGCGATCGACTGCTATCTCGTCACCCGCCTCGACGCGCTCGTCCGCCGCGTAATCGACGCCCAGATCAGCGGCCGCCGGATCGAGCCCGACGATAGCGAGATCATCCGGCGCGTCGGCGAATATGACCGGGGCAAATGTATCCTGCCCGCCGATTTCAGATGGCAGGATGGGTGA
- the era gene encoding GTPase Era, which translates to MTQRCGFVAVVGAPNAGKSTLVNALVGQKVAIVSPKAQTTRTRLMGVAMEGETQIILIDTPGIFAPTRRLDRAMVAAAWGSLEEAEAILVMVDAAARLTGRVERVLEGVAGRSEKKYLILNKIDLTRKDKLLAIATELNARVAFDETFFISASSGDGVHELKTHLAKLMPEGPWHFPEDEVSDAPERMLAAEITREQLYRQLHEELPYQSTVETELFKTRPDGSAEIHQQIYVARDNQRAIVLGKGGARIKEIGARARAELSELMGRKVHLFLHVKVKENWDEDRSVYRDMGLDWVD; encoded by the coding sequence ATGACCCAGCGCTGCGGTTTCGTCGCGGTCGTCGGCGCGCCCAACGCGGGCAAATCAACCCTCGTCAACGCGCTTGTCGGCCAGAAGGTGGCGATCGTCAGCCCCAAGGCGCAGACCACGCGCACGCGGCTGATGGGCGTCGCGATGGAGGGCGAGACGCAGATCATCCTGATCGACACACCGGGCATATTCGCTCCCACCCGCCGCCTCGACCGCGCGATGGTCGCCGCCGCCTGGGGCAGCCTCGAGGAAGCCGAAGCGATCCTTGTCATGGTCGATGCCGCGGCGAGACTGACCGGCCGCGTCGAGCGCGTGCTCGAAGGCGTCGCGGGGCGGTCCGAGAAGAAATATCTGATCCTGAACAAGATCGACCTGACCAGGAAGGACAAGCTGCTCGCCATCGCGACCGAATTGAACGCCAGGGTCGCCTTTGACGAAACCTTCTTCATTTCGGCGAGCAGCGGCGACGGCGTTCACGAACTCAAGACGCATCTGGCGAAGCTGATGCCCGAAGGCCCATGGCATTTCCCCGAGGATGAGGTCAGCGACGCCCCCGAGCGGATGCTTGCCGCCGAAATCACGCGCGAGCAGCTCTATCGCCAGCTCCACGAGGAATTGCCCTATCAATCGACCGTCGAGACCGAGCTGTTCAAGACGCGCCCCGACGGCAGCGCCGAAATCCATCAGCAAATCTATGTCGCGCGCGACAATCAGCGCGCGATCGTGCTGGGCAAGGGCGGTGCGCGCATCAAGGAAATCGGCGCCCGCGCGCGCGCCGAGCTGAGCGAGTTGATGGGCCGCAAGGTCCATCTGTTCCTGCACGTCAAGGTCAAGGAAAATTGGGACGAGGACCGCAGCGTCTATCGCGACATGGGGCTCGACTGGGTGGATTAA
- the dprA gene encoding DNA-processing protein DprA produces MSDAERLARLRLIRTPHVGPVSWHQLMQRFGSGVAALEALPDLVLRGGAGKARIAPAEIAEREIECVAALGARHIFSDEDDYSPLLRAVEGAPPVIVVRGDTAMLHRPCVAIVGARNASAIACRFARQLAADLAGQGVTVVSGLARGVDTAAHVGAMGGSTVGVIASGIDIAFPPENAALQEKIASDQLLIAEQPPGTEPLARHFPSRNRIIAGLAHGTVVIEAAPKSGSLITARRAGDYGREVMAVPGSPLDPRAQGCNQLIREGATLIQTIDDVLEAIGPIDRRMVREPGRAFVAAPVAEPADGERRALVELLGPTPVAVDELVRQSGQDAAAVQLVLLELELAGRVERHAGAKISLL; encoded by the coding sequence GTGAGCGACGCCGAGCGGCTGGCGCGGCTGCGGCTGATCCGCACCCCGCATGTCGGCCCGGTCAGCTGGCACCAGTTGATGCAGCGTTTCGGATCGGGCGTGGCCGCGCTCGAAGCGCTGCCCGACCTCGTGCTGCGCGGCGGGGCAGGGAAAGCGCGGATCGCGCCTGCCGAGATTGCGGAACGCGAGATCGAATGCGTCGCGGCGCTCGGCGCGCGCCATATATTCAGCGACGAGGATGATTATTCGCCGCTGCTGCGCGCGGTCGAAGGCGCGCCGCCCGTCATCGTCGTGCGCGGCGATACCGCGATGCTGCACCGCCCGTGCGTCGCCATCGTCGGCGCGCGCAACGCGTCGGCCATCGCCTGCCGTTTCGCCCGCCAGCTCGCCGCCGACCTGGCGGGACAGGGTGTGACCGTCGTGAGCGGCCTGGCGCGCGGGGTTGATACCGCGGCGCATGTCGGTGCGATGGGCGGATCGACGGTGGGCGTCATCGCCAGCGGCATCGACATCGCCTTTCCCCCCGAAAATGCCGCGCTTCAGGAAAAGATCGCAAGCGATCAGCTGCTGATCGCCGAACAGCCGCCGGGCACCGAGCCGCTCGCGCGCCATTTCCCCTCGCGCAACCGGATCATCGCGGGGCTGGCGCATGGCACGGTGGTGATCGAGGCGGCGCCGAAATCGGGTTCGCTCATCACCGCGCGGCGCGCGGGCGACTATGGCCGCGAAGTGATGGCGGTGCCCGGCTCGCCGCTCGATCCGCGCGCGCAGGGCTGCAACCAGCTGATCCGCGAAGGGGCGACGCTGATCCAGACGATCGACGATGTGCTCGAGGCGATCGGCCCGATCGACCGCCGCATGGTCCGCGAGCCGGGCCGGGCTTTCGTCGCGGCGCCGGTGGCCGAGCCCGCGGATGGCGAGCGGCGCGCGCTGGTCGAACTGCTCGGCCCGACGCCGGTGGCGGTCGACGAACTGGTGCGCCAGTCGGGGCAGGATGCCGCGGCGGTTCAGCTCGTGCTGCTCGAGCTGGAGCTCGCGGGGCGGGTCGAGCGCCATGCCGGAGCCAAAATCTCGCTTCTGTGA
- the plsY gene encoding glycerol-3-phosphate 1-O-acyltransferase PlsY, whose translation MTIYLLIAGGYLLGSIPFGVLLTRAFGAGDLRQIGSGNIGATNVLRTGRKGLAAATLLLDGAKGAAAVLLARHFAPELGDHAAMIAGAAAMIGHCYPVWLGFRGGKGVATLLGLALALAWPIGLVFAAVWLGAVLLLRISSLGGMLGAVSAPVAAFLFGYPVYAVGLAGLAVIVLWRHRENIARLRAGTEPRIGAAKERA comes from the coding sequence ATGACCATCTATCTGTTGATCGCCGGCGGTTATCTGCTCGGCTCCATCCCCTTCGGCGTGTTGCTGACGCGCGCGTTCGGCGCGGGCGATCTGCGGCAGATCGGGTCGGGCAATATCGGCGCGACCAATGTGCTGCGCACGGGGCGCAAGGGGCTGGCGGCGGCGACGCTGCTGCTCGACGGCGCCAAGGGCGCGGCGGCGGTGCTGCTCGCGCGCCACTTCGCGCCCGAACTCGGCGACCATGCCGCGATGATCGCGGGCGCCGCGGCGATGATCGGCCATTGCTATCCCGTGTGGCTCGGCTTTCGCGGCGGCAAGGGCGTGGCAACGCTGCTCGGCCTCGCGCTCGCGCTCGCCTGGCCCATCGGCCTGGTCTTTGCGGCGGTGTGGCTCGGTGCGGTGCTGCTGCTGCGGATATCCTCACTCGGCGGGATGCTGGGCGCGGTATCGGCGCCGGTCGCGGCGTTCCTGTTCGGCTACCCGGTCTATGCCGTGGGGCTCGCCGGACTTGCGGTGATCGTGCTGTGGCGGCACCGCGAGAATATCGCCCGGCTGCGCGCCGGGACCGAACCGCGCATCGGCGCCGCGAAAGAGCGCGCGTGA
- the rnc gene encoding ribonuclease III: MSDPLDTRALAEIIGCTPDDPTLYDLALTHGSTGRADYQRLEFLGDRVLGLVLASELYTRFPAASEGEMSSRLHVLASGATCAAIAQRLDLPSLIRFGAQARSDGGRYSDNIAADAIEALIGALYLDRGIDAARAFILAEWGAMIDGQQAAPKHPKAALQEWALARGRRPPEYEIVSREGPDHAPRFRVAVRVGKLARAEAEGASKQAAEKAAAAALLAELEGQEK; the protein is encoded by the coding sequence TTGAGCGACCCTCTCGACACCAGGGCGCTCGCCGAGATCATCGGCTGCACCCCGGACGACCCTACGCTTTACGACCTTGCGCTGACGCACGGCAGCACCGGGCGCGCCGATTATCAGCGGCTGGAGTTTCTGGGCGACCGCGTGCTGGGGCTGGTGCTGGCATCCGAACTCTACACGCGCTTTCCGGCCGCGAGCGAGGGTGAGATGTCGTCGCGGCTGCATGTGCTGGCATCGGGCGCGACCTGCGCCGCGATCGCGCAGCGGCTCGATCTGCCGTCGCTCATCCGCTTCGGCGCGCAGGCGCGGAGCGATGGCGGCCGCTACAGCGACAATATCGCCGCCGACGCGATCGAGGCGCTGATCGGCGCGCTGTATCTCGACCGGGGCATCGACGCGGCGCGCGCCTTCATCCTCGCCGAGTGGGGCGCAATGATCGACGGGCAGCAGGCCGCACCGAAGCATCCGAAAGCCGCGCTCCAGGAATGGGCGCTCGCGCGCGGTCGCCGCCCGCCCGAATATGAGATCGTGTCGCGCGAAGGCCCCGACCACGCCCCGCGCTTCCGCGTCGCCGTTCGCGTCGGCAAGCTGGCGCGCGCCGAAGCCGAGGGCGCGAGCAAACAGGCCGCCGAAAAGGCAGCGGCGGCGGCGCTGCTCGCCGAACTCGAAGGACAGGAAAAATGA
- the hemA gene encoding 5-aminolevulinate synthase — translation MNYNDIFARAIDRLHEEGRYRVFIDILRNKGAFPNARCFAGHNGPKPITVWCSNDYLAMGQHPKVVEAMEAALHDVGAGSGGTRNIGGNTHYHVDLEAELADLHGKEGALLFTSGYISNEATLGTLGKLLPNCIIYSDELNHASMIAGIRNSGCEKRVWRHNDLAHLEEMLAADDPEAAKLIAFESVYSMDGDVAPIHAICDLAEKYNALTYCDEVHAVGMYGPRGGGITDRDEAAHRVTIIEGTLGKAFGVMGGYIAADRNIIDVIRSYAPGFIFTTSLSPVLVAGVLASVRHLKQSSVEREAQQAAAAYLKQCFRDAGLPVMDSTTHIVPLMVGDPVRAKKISDILLAEYGVYVQPINFPTVPRGTERLRFTPGPAHDEAMMRELTSALVEIWDRLELQLQKAA, via the coding sequence GTGAATTACAACGACATTTTCGCTCGCGCGATCGACCGGCTGCACGAAGAGGGACGCTACCGCGTCTTCATCGACATTCTGCGCAACAAGGGCGCATTTCCCAACGCGCGCTGCTTTGCGGGCCACAATGGGCCGAAGCCGATCACCGTCTGGTGTTCCAACGACTATCTCGCGATGGGCCAGCACCCCAAGGTGGTCGAGGCGATGGAGGCGGCGCTGCACGACGTCGGCGCGGGATCGGGCGGCACGCGCAACATCGGCGGCAACACCCATTATCACGTCGACCTGGAGGCCGAACTCGCCGACCTGCACGGCAAGGAGGGCGCGCTGCTCTTCACCTCGGGCTATATCTCGAACGAGGCGACGCTCGGCACGCTCGGCAAGCTGCTCCCCAACTGCATCATCTATTCGGACGAACTGAATCACGCCTCGATGATCGCGGGCATCCGCAATTCGGGCTGCGAAAAGCGCGTGTGGCGCCACAACGACCTTGCGCATCTGGAAGAGATGCTCGCCGCCGACGATCCCGAAGCGGCGAAGCTGATCGCCTTTGAAAGCGTCTATTCGATGGACGGCGACGTCGCGCCGATCCACGCGATCTGCGACCTCGCCGAAAAATATAACGCGCTCACCTATTGCGACGAAGTCCATGCCGTCGGCATGTACGGGCCGCGCGGCGGCGGCATCACCGATCGCGACGAAGCCGCGCATCGCGTGACGATCATCGAAGGCACGCTGGGCAAGGCGTTCGGCGTGATGGGCGGCTATATCGCCGCCGACAGGAATATCATCGACGTGATCCGCAGCTACGCGCCGGGCTTCATCTTCACGACCAGCCTGTCACCGGTGCTTGTCGCGGGCGTGCTCGCCAGCGTGCGGCACCTCAAGCAATCGAGCGTCGAGCGCGAGGCGCAGCAGGCCGCCGCCGCTTATCTGAAGCAATGTTTCCGCGACGCCGGCCTGCCGGTGATGGATTCGACGACGCATATCGTCCCGCTGATGGTCGGTGACCCGGTGCGCGCCAAGAAGATCAGCGACATATTGCTCGCCGAATATGGCGTCTATGTGCAGCCGATCAATTTCCCGACCGTGCCGCGCGGCACCGAACGCCTGCGCTTCACCCCCGGCCCCGCGCATGACGAGGCGATGATGCGCGAATTGACGTCAGCGCTCGTCGAAATCTGGGACCGGCTGGAATTGCAGCTCCAGAAGGCGGCGTGA
- the murI gene encoding glutamate racemase translates to MHPPVPDAPILFFDSGLGGLTVLGPTRALLPTAPIVYAADYAGLPYGKKSDEELAARVPALLGRLVERYQPRLAVIACNTASTIALGHVRAALDLPIVGTVPAIKPAAAMTRSGVIGVLGTEATVRQPYVDDLSARFAGGKTVLRHGSPGLVTGAEAKLRGEAVDPEVIARAVAGLRDQPGGDALDVVVLACTHFPLLKPELQAGFGPGVALIDGAEGIARRIAHLTEGQRWPATAAPGIAVFTRSDDRQPPPLAALAPYGIGSIETI, encoded by the coding sequence ATGCACCCACCCGTCCCCGACGCGCCGATCCTTTTCTTTGACAGCGGCCTTGGCGGGCTGACCGTGCTCGGCCCGACGCGCGCGCTGTTGCCGACTGCGCCGATCGTCTATGCCGCCGACTATGCCGGCCTGCCCTATGGCAAGAAAAGCGACGAGGAGCTTGCGGCGCGCGTCCCCGCCTTGCTCGGGCGGCTTGTCGAGCGTTACCAGCCGCGGCTCGCGGTCATCGCATGCAACACCGCCTCGACGATCGCGCTGGGCCATGTCCGCGCCGCGCTCGACCTGCCGATCGTCGGCACCGTCCCCGCGATCAAGCCCGCCGCCGCAATGACCCGCAGCGGCGTCATCGGCGTGCTCGGCACCGAAGCGACGGTGCGCCAGCCCTATGTCGACGATCTGAGCGCGCGCTTTGCCGGCGGCAAGACGGTGCTGCGCCACGGCAGCCCCGGCCTCGTCACCGGCGCCGAGGCGAAGCTGCGCGGCGAGGCGGTCGATCCGGAGGTGATTGCGCGCGCGGTCGCGGGGCTCCGCGATCAGCCGGGAGGCGACGCGCTCGATGTCGTCGTGCTCGCCTGCACCCATTTCCCGCTGCTGAAGCCCGAATTGCAGGCGGGTTTCGGCCCCGGCGTCGCGCTGATCGACGGCGCGGAAGGGATCGCGCGGCGTATTGCGCATCTGACCGAAGGGCAGCGCTGGCCCGCAACGGCGGCGCCGGGCATCGCGGTCTTCACGCGCAGCGACGACCGGCAACCGCCGCCGCTTGCCGCGCTCGCGCCCTATGGCATCGGATCGATCGAGACGATCTGA